The following proteins are co-located in the Rhodococcus opacus B4 genome:
- a CDS encoding serine/threonine-protein kinase, producing the protein MDEPESTRGVRFDPFADDEDEVPSSRTVPDAAHTSDLSMLLTNPVLAEHKRYCDRCKRPVGRSTAARPGDTEGVCTHCGTVFSFAPQLEAGELVAGQYEVLGCLAHGGVGWIYLALDHNVSDRWVVLKGLLHSGDPEAQEVALAERQFLAEVTHPSIVKIYNFVEHPGMDGNPVGYIVMEYVRGRTLRDVLTELKEESAPDDPKPRLPVEHAIRYLLEVTPALGYLHSMGLVYNDLKPENIMIGDDYDQLKLIDMGAVARIGDHGYIYGTQGYQAPEIATTGPTVASDIYTVGRTLAVLTLDMPTAGGCYVDGLPSPEAAPLLAEYEFYQRLLLRAIHPDPTKRFASADEMSTQLEGVLREVRAQRTGNPQPGLSHRFSPQRTTFGTDLTISRTDVYVDGHRRDECISAMSIVRALPIPLVDPDDPAAPLLSVVHSRPRELLDSLHRAKEVASGEGEASTSIEIPLAEVRAHLDLGQPRDAATILESLDHQLEDTWRVDWHTGLCALVGGDFEAAFTRFDSVLTALPGEEAPKLALAATAEMWCEYRAGENLGRWRGTAEKYYRTVWRTDHGAVSAAFGLARQLEHRDDRANAVEALDEVPPTSRHYAEARLTSVLMLVHDRPLAEVSERDLQEAARRVELLAHDERRALQTRVLVLGVAVDWLHAGGVPEATRFLGVPFTERGLRAGAEAALRALARKAPERRHRYTLVDLANLIRPTTWL; encoded by the coding sequence ATGGACGAACCGGAATCCACCCGGGGTGTGCGATTCGATCCGTTCGCGGACGACGAGGACGAGGTCCCCTCGTCCCGCACCGTGCCGGACGCCGCTCACACCTCCGACCTGTCGATGCTCCTGACCAATCCGGTTCTCGCCGAGCACAAGCGGTACTGCGACCGGTGCAAGCGGCCCGTCGGACGGTCCACCGCCGCCCGGCCGGGCGACACGGAGGGGGTGTGCACGCACTGCGGGACGGTGTTCTCGTTCGCCCCGCAACTCGAGGCGGGCGAGTTGGTCGCGGGTCAGTACGAGGTCCTCGGGTGCCTCGCCCACGGCGGCGTCGGCTGGATCTACCTCGCGCTCGACCACAACGTCAGCGACCGCTGGGTCGTCCTCAAGGGCCTGCTGCACTCGGGTGACCCCGAGGCCCAGGAAGTGGCCCTCGCCGAGCGCCAGTTCCTCGCCGAGGTGACGCATCCGAGCATCGTCAAGATCTACAACTTCGTCGAACACCCCGGGATGGACGGCAATCCCGTCGGCTACATCGTCATGGAGTACGTCCGGGGCCGGACCCTGCGGGACGTGCTCACCGAACTGAAGGAGGAGTCGGCGCCCGACGACCCGAAGCCGAGACTGCCGGTGGAGCATGCCATCCGCTACCTCCTCGAGGTCACGCCTGCGCTCGGATACCTGCACTCGATGGGGTTGGTGTACAACGATCTCAAGCCCGAGAACATCATGATCGGCGACGACTACGACCAGCTCAAGCTCATCGACATGGGCGCGGTCGCCCGGATCGGCGATCACGGATATATCTACGGCACACAGGGTTACCAAGCCCCCGAGATCGCCACCACCGGTCCCACCGTCGCCTCCGACATCTACACCGTCGGCCGCACCCTTGCCGTGCTGACCCTCGACATGCCGACCGCCGGGGGCTGTTACGTCGACGGCCTGCCGTCTCCGGAGGCGGCGCCGCTGCTGGCGGAATACGAGTTCTACCAGCGGCTGCTGCTGCGGGCCATCCACCCCGACCCGACCAAGCGGTTCGCTTCGGCCGACGAGATGTCGACGCAACTCGAGGGTGTCCTGCGCGAGGTGCGGGCCCAGCGGACCGGAAACCCGCAGCCGGGACTGTCGCACCGCTTCAGCCCGCAGCGCACGACGTTCGGGACCGATCTCACGATCAGCCGCACCGATGTCTACGTGGACGGGCATCGCCGGGACGAGTGCATCAGCGCGATGAGCATCGTACGGGCACTGCCGATTCCGTTGGTGGACCCCGACGACCCGGCGGCCCCGCTGCTGTCCGTCGTCCACAGCAGACCGAGGGAACTCCTCGATTCACTGCACCGGGCGAAGGAGGTGGCTTCGGGCGAGGGCGAGGCGTCCACGAGCATCGAGATCCCGCTCGCCGAGGTGCGCGCGCACCTCGACCTCGGGCAGCCGCGTGATGCCGCCACCATTCTGGAATCCCTGGACCACCAACTCGAGGACACGTGGCGCGTCGACTGGCACACCGGACTGTGCGCTCTGGTGGGCGGCGACTTCGAGGCGGCGTTCACCCGCTTCGATTCCGTCCTGACGGCGCTGCCGGGCGAGGAGGCCCCGAAGCTCGCGCTCGCGGCGACGGCCGAGATGTGGTGCGAATACCGCGCCGGCGAGAACCTCGGGCGGTGGCGCGGGACCGCCGAGAAGTATTACCGGACGGTGTGGCGCACCGATCACGGCGCGGTCAGTGCGGCGTTCGGCCTGGCACGGCAACTCGAGCACCGCGACGACCGGGCGAACGCGGTGGAGGCGCTCGACGAGGTGCCGCCGACGTCCCGGCACTATGCCGAGGCGCGGTTGACGAGTGTGCTGATGCTCGTCCACGATCGGCCCCTCGCCGAGGTGAGCGAGCGGGATCTGCAGGAGGCGGCCCGCCGGGTCGAACTGCTCGCCCACGACGAGCGTCGCGCGCTCCAGACCCGGGTGCTCGTTCTCGGTGTGGCCGTGGACTGGCTGCATGCCGGCGGTGTCCCCGAGGCGACGAGGTTCCTCGGTGTTCCGTTCACCGAGCGGGGTCTGCGCGCCGGGGCGGAGGCGGCGCTCCGGGCCCTCGCCCGCAAGGCTCCCGAGCGCAGGCACCGGTATACGCTGGTGGATCTCGCGAATCTGATCCGCCCGACCACCTGGCTGTAG
- a CDS encoding thiazole synthase: MRNSTDVLTIAGRDFSSRLVMGTGGAANLAVLEEALIASGTELTTVAMRRVDAVGRTGLLELLDRLGIALLPNTAGCRGAAEAVLTAQLAREALGTNWIKLEVIADERTLLPDGIELVSAAEQLVDDGFVVLPYTNDDPVLAQRLVDAGCAAVMPLGSPIGTGLGISNPRNIEMIVERTDIPVILDAGIGTASDAALAMELGCDAVLLASAVTRASDPPLMAAAMAGAVTAGRHARAAGRIPKRFWAQASSPVAV; this comes from the coding sequence ATGCGCAATTCCACCGACGTACTCACGATCGCGGGCCGGGACTTCTCGTCGCGACTGGTCATGGGCACAGGGGGCGCGGCCAACCTGGCGGTTCTGGAAGAGGCGCTGATCGCGTCCGGCACCGAACTGACGACGGTCGCGATGCGCCGCGTCGATGCCGTGGGGCGAACCGGGCTGCTCGAACTGCTCGATCGACTGGGCATCGCGTTGTTGCCGAACACCGCCGGGTGCCGAGGCGCCGCGGAGGCGGTGCTGACGGCGCAGCTGGCCCGGGAGGCACTGGGCACCAACTGGATCAAGCTCGAAGTGATCGCCGACGAGCGCACTCTCCTCCCCGACGGGATCGAACTCGTTTCGGCAGCAGAACAACTCGTGGACGACGGCTTCGTCGTGCTGCCCTACACCAACGACGATCCCGTGCTCGCGCAGCGCCTTGTCGATGCCGGGTGCGCCGCCGTGATGCCACTCGGGTCGCCGATCGGGACCGGCCTCGGCATCTCCAATCCCCGCAACATCGAGATGATCGTCGAGCGCACGGACATCCCGGTCATTCTCGACGCCGGGATCGGCACCGCGAGCGATGCGGCGCTGGCGATGGAACTCGGCTGCGACGCCGTCCTGCTCGCCTCCGCGGTGACGAGGGCGTCGGACCCGCCCCTGATGGCGGCGGCGATGGCCGGAGCGGTCACGGCCGGGCGCCACGCCCGGGCCGCCGGGCGGATACCGAAACGGTTCTGGGCGCAAGCGTCGTCGCCGGTCGCGGTGTAA
- a CDS encoding MBL fold metallo-hydrolase encodes MRVHHLNCGSFSSALIGRLVCHVLACETDAGIVLVDSGFGLADVADPAGRVGKYAKLTGARFRESETAVRQLGKLGLNPSDVTHIVATHLDFDHIGGVADFPNATLHTTAAEVAASDKRSSFREKVRYRPAQLTPAPTVHTYSGPGESVLGFSDTYPIAGVGDRIVLVPLPGHTWGHAAVAVDTGEKGWLLHAGDAFYHRSTVAAPGQVSPGTEGRALRVMEELIAVDRSKIRGNHRRLRELNNQVAPRVRVFSAHDPTLFEELAGERR; translated from the coding sequence ATGCGGGTACACCACCTCAATTGCGGCTCGTTCTCCTCGGCGCTCATCGGGCGGTTGGTGTGCCACGTACTGGCGTGTGAAACCGACGCGGGCATCGTGCTGGTCGACTCCGGTTTCGGGCTGGCGGACGTCGCCGACCCCGCCGGTCGCGTCGGCAAGTACGCGAAGCTGACAGGTGCCCGGTTCCGCGAGTCGGAGACGGCGGTCCGCCAACTCGGGAAGCTGGGGCTGAATCCCTCGGACGTGACCCACATCGTGGCGACCCACCTCGACTTCGACCACATCGGCGGTGTGGCCGACTTCCCGAACGCCACTCTGCACACCACCGCGGCGGAAGTGGCTGCGTCGGACAAGCGTTCGTCGTTCCGGGAGAAGGTCCGGTACCGTCCCGCCCAGCTCACCCCCGCACCCACGGTGCACACCTACTCGGGGCCGGGCGAATCCGTGCTCGGCTTCTCCGACACCTACCCGATCGCCGGGGTCGGCGACCGCATCGTGCTCGTCCCGTTGCCCGGCCACACCTGGGGCCACGCGGCGGTGGCCGTCGACACCGGCGAGAAGGGCTGGCTACTGCACGCGGGCGACGCGTTCTACCACCGCAGCACGGTCGCCGCCCCCGGACAGGTGTCGCCGGGAACCGAGGGTCGCGCCCTGCGCGTGATGGAAGAGCTGATCGCGGTGGACCGTTCGAAGATCCGCGGCAATCATCGTCGGCTCCGGGAACTGAACAATCAGGTGGCCCCGCGGGTCCGGGTCTTCTCCGCCCACGATCCCACTCTGTTCGAAGAATTGGCCGGCGAACGGCGCTAG